In a single window of the Acinetobacter tibetensis genome:
- a CDS encoding translocation/assembly module TamB domain-containing protein — MAEVEQQKQELPESPLPKKRRVMRSVLLTLLLLVILLVSAFAIMFSTDKGSKFLLNRVLERQHIIHYEYEGGNLLKGIILKNILVTLSAVDVKIDRAEVTLGWRALVHKEVHLYNADVRNLQVITKTPPSNEPFQFKEIRLPFTLRLDHVDVDHLLIKTHASSVNFKDIELNEALWSNTKLEFEDSRADMGYLAIKNATGNMDFQGKYPLHAKAIVNIPALNHSLNVHDIQVVAKGSLDTITAGFATNTPDLLSGWGVVHPVRSHVPMFGQLKFENYHWPLLTDQKLFTQAGVLRYQGDIQRLNLGLSTDLTGQNLPKGKYTAVMHTDLAHQLNIDQFNGQVMNGTVNAKGLVSWEKHVHWDVQGRLNKINPKDKLIPQVVKDFLPPSLDAKIASTGRLEKGLHLTGLVDFDQYETWNLKLNQNEAKPKRPQPMLLDVAWKNIDRAMPYIGWLKSDSGDVQIRLVEGQQNVVVSSAIGQHESALLPAGQYKAQLDIKKNILKVPSFSYVANKGSLSGQASVILPTDKTQLKWDAKLKAQDFNPQTVVAAAPVDLVNGQIQASGYAKPNQHIIELKAINLVGHLPQQAQQETVQLTGKSTVAVLFHDVKAGGGFKSFAVNYDGALKSSKIKESSGLLKVKVSGTPLLLKIDQFQHDGAAGKILAQGKVDLSKGIGWNVNASLVRFKPQYFVSTVRGEISGIVQTEGFWSDALKRINIQKLNVAGYINNKAVRGTGNLALVLNNTQKGFLPQQFEANNLYMSYANNQIQATGNAQNLRLKINAPALYELYGGLRGRAYGYLNIQSQPRLQATANLTVDDFRVGNILSMQKLRVQGQLPTSEITPTLLKAEMTNLRSGNREIQQGVVSLAGTRKAHVLKVQGNNRFSNFYVQLAGGFNGNNSWLGQIQKGDFDSVRVRLVQRQNASVVFNQNTTELFVGAHCWASQQSELCFDQPIRISKAKGNISFVTKNLDLNDFAAFMPEGLAITGKANGYAKAAWAQGSKPKIDARMVSRQGIIGIAAEDPQDTASSLRYDEISVNAKSVAQGLQLRLDVKAPEIGTGYTNVIIDPFKANKPIQGEIAFNEVQLKVFKPFIKDIRTLSGTLSFAGKIGGELLEPRLTGEMRLKDGVISMISLPINLTNVQVYSSIRNDHAIINGAFNSGQGVGLLTGNVDWKNEPRIQLHLKGDNLLIRQAPLITALVTPDFSLDVMPFQKKLVLKGEVDVPRALISMPESSAPVVDVSSDVRIVQEGQDQLAILKSARPWDIKADVMINLGKQVVFQGFNSRIPLVGRLYLSQRGVETAMRANGAIGVSQKVKIEAYGQSLDLNRAIARFNGPLSNPTLDVDTNKIIQGTIVGVRVTGTASNPNIQVYNDGSLTEQEAMNALITGRINEGANNINQTETFKSDVNNTIAAAGISMGLGGTRAFTNQLGQSFGLSGLALDAQGTGDDTQVSVTGYLTPDLYIRYGVGVFTPVNKLTLRYQINQKLYLEASQSVDRAVDFFYNWRF; from the coding sequence ATGGCTGAAGTAGAACAGCAAAAACAAGAATTACCCGAATCACCATTGCCTAAAAAGCGTCGTGTTATGAGGAGTGTGCTTTTAACGCTGCTTCTTTTGGTGATTTTGCTTGTATCTGCTTTCGCTATCATGTTTTCGACCGACAAAGGAAGTAAGTTTCTTCTGAATCGCGTGTTGGAACGTCAACATATTATTCATTATGAATATGAAGGTGGTAATCTTTTAAAAGGTATTATTTTAAAAAATATTTTGGTGACCTTGTCTGCGGTTGATGTAAAGATTGATCGTGCAGAAGTGACTTTAGGGTGGAGAGCTTTAGTACATAAAGAAGTTCATCTATATAATGCCGATGTCCGTAATTTACAGGTCATCACCAAAACACCACCGAGTAATGAGCCTTTTCAGTTTAAAGAAATTCGATTGCCATTTACCCTCCGTTTAGATCATGTCGATGTCGATCATTTATTGATTAAAACACATGCGTCCTCTGTGAATTTTAAAGATATTGAGTTAAATGAAGCGCTTTGGTCCAACACTAAATTAGAGTTTGAAGACTCTAGGGCAGATATGGGCTATCTAGCCATTAAAAATGCGACTGGAAACATGGATTTTCAGGGTAAATATCCATTACATGCCAAGGCAATAGTGAATATTCCAGCATTAAATCATAGTTTAAATGTTCACGATATTCAGGTTGTAGCAAAAGGAAGTTTGGATACGATTACAGCTGGATTTGCGACGAATACACCTGATTTACTTTCAGGCTGGGGGGTCGTGCATCCTGTTCGTAGTCATGTTCCTATGTTTGGACAATTAAAGTTCGAAAATTATCACTGGCCATTACTGACCGATCAAAAATTATTTACCCAAGCAGGTGTTCTTCGTTATCAAGGGGATATACAACGTCTCAATCTTGGATTATCGACTGATTTAACAGGACAAAATCTTCCAAAAGGCAAATATACTGCGGTCATGCATACTGACTTGGCGCATCAACTGAATATTGACCAGTTTAATGGTCAAGTGATGAATGGCACAGTTAATGCCAAAGGTCTAGTCAGTTGGGAAAAGCATGTACATTGGGATGTGCAGGGACGTTTAAATAAAATTAACCCTAAAGATAAGTTAATTCCTCAAGTAGTTAAAGATTTCTTACCACCAAGCCTTGATGCCAAAATTGCGTCGACTGGTCGCTTAGAAAAAGGGTTACATCTAACAGGTTTGGTTGATTTTGATCAATATGAAACTTGGAATTTAAAATTAAATCAGAATGAAGCGAAACCGAAACGGCCTCAACCCATGTTGCTTGATGTTGCATGGAAAAATATTGACCGTGCCATGCCTTATATTGGGTGGTTAAAAAGTGATTCAGGTGATGTTCAAATTCGCTTAGTCGAAGGTCAGCAAAATGTAGTGGTTTCTTCGGCGATTGGTCAGCATGAATCGGCTTTACTTCCAGCGGGTCAATATAAAGCGCAACTCGATATTAAGAAAAATATATTGAAAGTGCCAAGTTTCAGTTATGTTGCCAATAAAGGGAGTTTGAGTGGGCAAGCCAGTGTAATTTTGCCTACAGATAAAACCCAATTGAAATGGGATGCTAAGCTTAAGGCTCAAGATTTCAACCCACAAACTGTCGTTGCCGCTGCACCAGTCGATTTAGTCAATGGTCAAATACAGGCGAGTGGATATGCAAAACCGAATCAACATATTATTGAGCTTAAAGCAATTAATCTGGTTGGGCATTTACCACAACAGGCTCAACAAGAAACAGTACAGCTCACAGGTAAAAGTACCGTAGCGGTTCTTTTCCATGATGTTAAAGCCGGTGGTGGCTTCAAAAGCTTCGCTGTAAATTACGATGGTGCCTTAAAATCGAGCAAGATCAAAGAAAGTAGTGGACTGTTAAAAGTTAAAGTTTCTGGCACACCGCTACTTCTAAAAATTGATCAATTTCAACATGATGGCGCCGCAGGTAAAATTCTTGCACAAGGTAAAGTTGATTTAAGTAAGGGCATTGGATGGAATGTCAATGCTTCTCTGGTTCGTTTTAAACCACAGTATTTTGTCTCCACAGTTCGTGGTGAAATATCTGGTATTGTGCAAACGGAAGGTTTTTGGTCTGATGCACTTAAACGTATCAATATTCAGAAATTAAATGTAGCAGGCTATATTAATAATAAAGCTGTGCGTGGTACAGGTAATTTGGCTTTGGTTTTAAATAACACCCAAAAAGGCTTTTTACCACAGCAATTTGAAGCCAATAATTTGTATATGTCTTATGCAAATAACCAAATTCAAGCGACAGGCAATGCACAAAATTTAAGACTTAAAATTAATGCACCTGCATTATACGAACTGTATGGTGGCTTAAGAGGTAGAGCTTACGGCTATCTTAATATACAGTCACAACCGCGGTTACAGGCAACGGCAAATCTTACAGTTGATGATTTTAGAGTAGGTAATATTCTCAGTATGCAAAAATTACGCGTACAAGGTCAGTTACCAACTTCTGAAATTACACCAACATTGCTTAAAGCTGAAATGACAAATTTACGAAGTGGCAATAGAGAAATCCAACAAGGCGTGGTTTCACTTGCTGGTACAAGAAAAGCACATGTATTAAAGGTTCAAGGTAACAACCGATTTAGTAATTTTTATGTACAGCTTGCAGGTGGGTTTAATGGTAATAACTCATGGTTAGGTCAGATTCAAAAAGGTGATTTTGACTCAGTCCGCGTTCGTTTAGTACAACGTCAGAATGCTTCGGTGGTGTTCAATCAAAATACGACAGAACTATTTGTGGGGGCACATTGTTGGGCAAGTCAGCAAAGTGAGCTGTGTTTTGATCAACCCATCCGAATCAGTAAAGCCAAAGGCAATATCTCTTTTGTGACCAAAAACCTTGACTTAAACGACTTCGCTGCATTTATGCCAGAAGGTTTAGCAATTACAGGAAAGGCCAATGGTTATGCGAAAGCAGCTTGGGCGCAAGGCAGTAAACCTAAAATCGATGCGCGAATGGTATCGCGTCAAGGCATAATTGGAATTGCTGCTGAGGATCCTCAAGATACGGCATCTTCATTGAGATATGACGAAATTTCAGTGAATGCGAAAAGTGTTGCGCAAGGACTACAGCTTCGTTTAGATGTAAAAGCACCTGAAATTGGTACGGGTTATACCAATGTCATTATCGACCCTTTCAAAGCAAATAAGCCTATACAAGGTGAGATTGCGTTTAATGAAGTGCAACTAAAAGTCTTTAAACCATTTATAAAAGATATCCGTACTTTAAGTGGAACACTTTCTTTTGCAGGGAAAATTGGTGGTGAGCTTTTGGAACCACGCTTAACAGGCGAAATGCGTTTAAAAGATGGTGTGATCAGTATGATTTCACTACCTATCAATTTAACCAATGTTCAAGTTTATTCTTCCATTCGTAATGACCATGCCATTATTAATGGAGCATTTAATAGTGGTCAGGGGGTTGGTTTACTTACAGGAAATGTGGACTGGAAAAATGAGCCACGTATTCAATTACATTTAAAAGGCGATAATCTATTAATTCGACAAGCACCTTTAATTACGGCATTAGTTACCCCAGACTTTAGTTTGGATGTTATGCCTTTCCAGAAAAAATTAGTATTAAAAGGTGAGGTTGACGTTCCGCGTGCGTTAATCTCGATGCCTGAATCTTCTGCTCCAGTGGTGGATGTTTCTTCTGATGTTCGAATTGTACAAGAGGGACAAGATCAGTTGGCAATCTTAAAGTCAGCACGTCCTTGGGATATTAAAGCGGATGTGATGATTAATTTAGGCAAACAAGTTGTCTTCCAAGGCTTTAATAGTCGAATTCCATTGGTAGGACGCTTATATTTATCACAACGTGGTGTTGAAACAGCAATGCGAGCGAATGGTGCGATAGGTGTAAGTCAGAAGGTTAAAATCGAAGCCTATGGACAAAGTCTCGATTTAAATCGTGCAATTGCGCGTTTCAATGGCCCTTTGTCCAATCCAACCTTGGATGTCGATACCAATAAGATCATACAAGGAACCATCGTCGGAGTACGTGTTACGGGTACAGCAAGCAATCCAAATATTCAAGTTTACAATGACGGTAGTTTGACTGAACAAGAAGCCATGAATGCATTAATTACAGGGCGTATTAATGAGGGTGCGAATAATATTAATCAGACTGAAACATTTAAGTCTGATGTAAATAACACCATCGCAGCAGCAGGAATTAGTATGGGCTTGGGTGGAACAAGAGCCTTTACTAATCAGTTGGGGCAATCCTTTGGTTTAAGCGGTTTGGCGCTAGATGCTCAAGGTACAGGTGATGATACTCAAGTGAGTGTAACGGGGTATCTTACGCCAGATCTGTATATTCGTTATGGGGTCGGTGTGTTTACACCAGTCAACAAATTAACATTACGTTATCAAATCAATCAAAAATTGTATTTGGAAGCGAGCCAGTCAGTCGATCGTGCTGTAGATTTCTTCTATAACTGGCGTTTCTAA
- a CDS encoding I78 family peptidase inhibitor — protein MKKIVMLGLIMAALSGCSTAQKSETVRPNVGMANPASTFCVEQNGKLEIRKEANGEVGYCHLPNGQIVEEWEFFRANQAKCVPEQAAALVGQSGLTEAQIKQKTSAHIVRLVQPDQPVTMDYREDRVTVTINPKDNKVVQASCG, from the coding sequence ATGAAAAAAATCGTGATGCTTGGACTGATTATGGCGGCTTTGTCGGGTTGTAGCACTGCACAAAAGAGTGAAACTGTAAGACCAAACGTTGGTATGGCAAATCCTGCAAGTACTTTTTGTGTTGAACAAAATGGTAAATTAGAAATTAGAAAAGAAGCGAATGGTGAGGTTGGGTATTGTCATTTACCTAATGGGCAGATTGTTGAAGAGTGGGAATTTTTCCGTGCAAATCAGGCAAAATGTGTACCTGAACAAGCGGCGGCTTTGGTTGGGCAGAGTGGCTTGACCGAGGCGCAAATTAAACAAAAAACGAGTGCACATATCGTACGTTTAGTTCAACCAGATCAACCTGTGACGATGGATTATCGTGAAGACCGTGTTACGGTTACGATTAATCCGAAAGACAATAAAGTGGTTCAAGCGAGTTGTGGTTAA
- a CDS encoding bifunctional aconitate hydratase 2/2-methylisocitrate dehydratase: MLEAYRQHVAERAALGVPPKPLDDAQTAALVELLKNPPAGEEAFLVDLLENRVPAGVDQAAYVKAAFLAALAKGEATSPLVSKERAVYLLGTMLGGYNVAPLVTLLDDAALAELAAEALKKTLLVFDAFHDVADKAKAGNANAQAVMQSWADAEWFTSRKDVPTEIKLTVFKVTGETNTDDLSPAQDAWSRPDIPLHANAMLKNVRDGINPEVPGEVGPLNQIKDLIAKGNQVAYVGDVVGTGSSRKSATNSVLWFFGDEIAHIPNKKDGGYCLGSKIAPIFFNTMEDAGALPIEIDVANMNMGDEIVLNIDHAAAKVTATKDGAVIAEAELKTPVLLDEVRAGGRINLIVGRGLTTKAREALGLAPSTLFRTPVQPAPTGKGFTQAQKMVGRACGLPEGQGVLPGTYCEPKMTTVGSQDTTGPMTRDELKDLACLGFSADLVMQSFCHTAAYPKPVDVQMQHTLPDFIMNRGGVSLRPGDGIIHSWLNRMLLPDTVGTGGDSHTRFPIGISFPAGSGLVAFAAATGVMPLDMPESVLVKFKGKMQPGITLRDLVHAIPYVAIQQGDLTVEKKGKKNIFSGRILEIDLTEMETDLTVEQAFELSDASAERSAAGCSITLSEEKVAEYLKSNITMLKWMISEGYGDARTMARRVENMEKWLANPSLLKADADAEYTKVYEIDLATITEPVLCCPNDPDDAKLLSDVQGVKIDEVFVGSCMTNIGHFRATGKLLEKVPGGVLSTRLWIAPPTRMDERQLMEEGFYNTYGKAGARTEMPGCSLCMGNQARVAPNTTCVSTSTRNFPNRLGQGANVYLASAELASVAAVLGKLPTPEEYQQYAAQIDSMSADIYQYLSFDKMGDYTDAAANVDTKKIAAAQLT; encoded by the coding sequence GTGCTAGAAGCTTACCGCCAACACGTTGCAGAACGTGCCGCACTCGGAGTCCCACCGAAGCCACTTGATGATGCTCAAACAGCTGCATTAGTTGAATTATTAAAAAACCCACCAGCTGGCGAAGAAGCATTTTTAGTTGATTTACTAGAAAACCGTGTTCCAGCGGGTGTTGACCAAGCTGCATACGTTAAAGCTGCTTTCTTAGCTGCTTTGGCTAAAGGCGAGGCGACCTCTCCATTAGTTTCTAAAGAACGTGCGGTTTACTTACTAGGTACTATGCTTGGTGGTTATAACGTTGCTCCTTTAGTTACTCTTCTTGATGATGCTGCACTTGCTGAATTAGCGGCTGAAGCATTGAAGAAAACTCTTCTTGTATTTGATGCGTTCCATGACGTTGCAGACAAAGCGAAAGCGGGTAATGCGAATGCACAAGCAGTTATGCAATCGTGGGCTGACGCTGAATGGTTTACTAGCCGTAAAGATGTTCCAACTGAAATCAAACTTACTGTTTTCAAAGTAACTGGCGAAACCAACACTGACGACTTGTCACCTGCGCAAGACGCATGGAGCCGTCCAGACATTCCATTGCACGCAAATGCAATGTTGAAAAACGTACGTGACGGTATCAACCCAGAAGTTCCTGGTGAAGTTGGCCCATTAAACCAAATCAAAGACTTAATCGCGAAAGGCAACCAAGTTGCTTACGTCGGTGACGTTGTTGGTACTGGTTCAAGCCGTAAATCAGCAACCAACTCTGTACTTTGGTTCTTCGGTGACGAAATTGCTCACATCCCGAACAAAAAAGACGGTGGTTACTGCTTAGGTTCTAAAATCGCTCCGATTTTCTTCAACACAATGGAAGATGCTGGCGCATTGCCAATCGAAATTGATGTTGCAAACATGAACATGGGCGACGAAATCGTTCTTAACATTGATCATGCTGCTGCAAAAGTAACTGCAACTAAAGACGGTGCAGTAATTGCTGAAGCTGAATTAAAAACTCCAGTACTTCTAGACGAAGTGCGTGCCGGTGGTCGTATCAACTTAATCGTTGGTCGTGGTTTGACCACTAAAGCGCGTGAAGCTTTAGGTCTTGCTCCATCTACTTTATTCCGTACTCCAGTTCAACCTGCTCCTACTGGCAAAGGTTTCACTCAAGCACAGAAAATGGTTGGTCGCGCATGTGGTCTTCCAGAAGGTCAAGGCGTACTTCCAGGTACTTACTGTGAACCTAAGATGACGACTGTTGGTTCGCAAGATACCACTGGTCCAATGACTCGTGACGAATTAAAAGACTTGGCTTGCCTAGGTTTCTCTGCTGATCTTGTTATGCAATCTTTCTGTCACACAGCAGCGTATCCAAAACCAGTTGACGTTCAAATGCAGCACACGCTTCCTGATTTCATCATGAACCGTGGTGGTGTGTCTTTACGCCCAGGTGACGGTATTATTCACTCTTGGTTAAACCGTATGCTTCTTCCAGATACAGTTGGTACTGGTGGTGACTCGCATACTCGTTTCCCAATTGGTATTTCATTCCCTGCGGGTTCTGGTCTTGTAGCGTTCGCTGCTGCGACTGGTGTTATGCCATTAGACATGCCTGAGTCTGTACTTGTTAAGTTCAAAGGTAAAATGCAACCTGGTATCACACTACGTGACCTTGTACATGCAATTCCTTACGTTGCGATTCAGCAAGGTGACTTAACTGTAGAGAAGAAAGGTAAGAAAAACATCTTCTCTGGTCGTATCCTTGAGATTGACTTAACAGAAATGGAAACTGACCTAACTGTTGAGCAAGCATTCGAACTTTCTGATGCGTCTGCTGAACGTTCTGCTGCGGGTTGTTCTATCACGCTTTCTGAAGAGAAAGTTGCTGAATACCTGAAATCAAACATCACAATGTTGAAGTGGATGATTTCTGAAGGTTATGGCGATGCGCGTACTATGGCTCGTCGTGTTGAGAACATGGAAAAATGGTTAGCGAACCCATCACTTCTTAAAGCTGATGCTGACGCTGAATACACGAAAGTGTATGAAATTGACCTTGCGACAATTACTGAACCAGTTCTTTGCTGCCCGAATGACCCAGATGACGCTAAATTGCTTTCTGACGTTCAAGGCGTGAAAATTGACGAAGTATTCGTTGGTTCATGTATGACAAACATTGGTCACTTCCGCGCAACTGGTAAGTTGTTAGAGAAAGTTCCTGGTGGCGTACTTTCAACTCGTTTGTGGATTGCTCCTCCTACGCGTATGGACGAACGTCAATTGATGGAAGAAGGTTTCTACAATACTTATGGTAAAGCTGGCGCGCGTACTGAAATGCCAGGTTGTTCATTATGTATGGGTAACCAAGCACGTGTAGCTCCGAACACAACTTGTGTATCGACTTCTACTCGTAACTTCCCGAACCGTTTAGGTCAAGGTGCGAACGTTTACTTAGCGTCTGCTGAACTTGCATCTGTTGCTGCTGTACTTGGTAAATTACCAACTCCAGAAGAATACCAACAGTATGCAGCTCAAATTGATAGCATGTCTGCTGACATCTACCAATACTTAAGCTTCGACAAAATGGGCGACTATACTGACGCTGCTGCGAATGTTGATACGAAGAAAATTGCTGCTGCTCAGTTGACTTAA
- a CDS encoding DASS family sodium-coupled anion symporter, with protein MGFKLIPTIISVSLTLIIWFLIPIPQDVSANAWLLFAMFIGVISAIIGKAMPIGAISIIAIALVAITRVTADNPSDAIKDALSGFANPLIWLIGISIMISKGLQKTGLGARLGYYFIAVWGKRTIGIGYSLALSELILAPVTPSNTARGGGIIHPIVRSIATSFDSDPEKGTEGKIGKYLALVNYHSNPITSAMFITATAPNPLVVELIAKATNSQIHLSWTTWALAMVLPGVVALAFMPIALYFMYPPEIKKTPNAAQFAKDRLQEMGPITLHEMIMLAVFGILLLLWAGIPAMLLGDMWTLDPTTTAFIGLSLLLLTGVLTWDDVLTQKSAWDTVTWFAALVMMATFLNKLGLIAWFSGVLQTSIGQLGLTWVPASMLLLFAYMYAHYIFASTTAHITAMFSAFYIAGIALGAPPMFFALIMAAASSIMMTLTHYATGTSPIIYGSGYTTLGEWWKAGFAMSIINIAIFIVLGGLWWKMLGYW; from the coding sequence ATGGGATTCAAACTCATACCAACCATAATTTCAGTATCACTTACCCTTATTATTTGGTTTCTCATTCCAATTCCGCAAGATGTTTCTGCAAATGCTTGGCTTCTATTTGCGATGTTTATTGGTGTTATTTCAGCCATTATTGGTAAAGCAATGCCTATTGGTGCAATTTCGATTATCGCGATAGCACTGGTCGCGATAACCCGAGTAACAGCAGATAACCCTAGCGATGCCATCAAAGATGCTTTAAGTGGCTTTGCTAACCCTCTTATTTGGTTGATTGGTATATCCATCATGATTTCAAAAGGGTTACAAAAAACAGGGCTAGGTGCACGACTAGGTTATTACTTTATTGCAGTTTGGGGCAAAAGAACCATTGGTATTGGCTATAGCCTTGCATTATCTGAACTCATTCTTGCACCCGTTACCCCAAGTAATACAGCACGTGGAGGCGGAATTATTCACCCTATCGTGCGCTCGATTGCAACGAGTTTTGATTCTGATCCAGAAAAAGGCACTGAAGGTAAAATTGGTAAATATCTTGCTTTGGTCAATTACCATTCAAATCCTATTACTTCTGCCATGTTTATTACGGCTACTGCACCTAACCCTTTAGTCGTTGAACTCATTGCGAAAGCGACCAATAGTCAAATCCATTTGAGTTGGACCACATGGGCATTGGCAATGGTTTTACCAGGTGTTGTCGCATTAGCATTTATGCCGATTGCGCTTTACTTTATGTACCCACCTGAAATTAAAAAAACACCAAATGCTGCACAATTTGCCAAAGACCGTTTACAAGAAATGGGGCCCATTACCTTACATGAAATGATTATGTTGGCTGTATTTGGAATTTTATTATTACTCTGGGCAGGTATTCCTGCCATGCTGTTAGGTGATATGTGGACTTTAGACCCAACCACAACCGCATTTATTGGTTTATCACTCCTTCTGCTTACAGGAGTTTTAACTTGGGATGATGTCTTAACTCAAAAGAGCGCATGGGATACGGTAACTTGGTTTGCTGCATTGGTCATGATGGCAACCTTTTTAAATAAGCTCGGCTTAATCGCTTGGTTTTCTGGTGTTTTACAAACTAGCATTGGACAGCTTGGCTTAACGTGGGTTCCTGCTTCCATGCTTTTACTATTTGCTTATATGTACGCCCACTATATTTTTGCCAGTACTACTGCACATATTACCGCTATGTTTTCAGCATTCTACATTGCAGGTATCGCACTAGGTGCTCCTCCAATGTTCTTTGCACTGATTATGGCAGCAGCATCAAGCATTATGATGACGCTGACTCATTATGCAACAGGTACTTCCCCTATTATTTATGGTTCTGGCTACACCACACTTGGTGAATGGTGGAAAGCTGGTTTTGCTATGAGCATTATCAATATAGCTATTTTTATTGTATTGGGCGGACTTTGGTGGAAGATGCTGGGCTATTGGTAA
- a CDS encoding Lrp/AsnC family transcriptional regulator: MNSTEYTLDKIDRKILSALRQNGRLTVAQLADEVGLSSSPCWTRLKRLETLKIIDGYTANINPKAIGINELFFIEITLERHDDEILEQFSQTLADIPEVIEAHLVTGDYDYLVKVAVKNAEHYERFLRKKLYSIKGIRHTRSTFALRPLKSATTSDLMLIE, encoded by the coding sequence TTGAACAGCACAGAATATACACTAGATAAAATTGATCGGAAGATTTTATCTGCCTTGAGACAAAACGGTAGACTTACAGTTGCACAACTCGCAGATGAAGTTGGACTTTCCTCCTCCCCTTGTTGGACACGTTTAAAACGTTTGGAAACTCTAAAAATCATTGATGGCTATACCGCCAATATTAATCCAAAGGCAATTGGCATCAATGAATTATTCTTTATCGAAATCACGCTAGAACGGCATGACGATGAAATTTTGGAGCAATTTAGCCAAACTTTAGCAGACATTCCCGAAGTGATTGAAGCTCATTTGGTTACAGGAGATTATGATTATTTAGTCAAAGTTGCTGTGAAAAATGCTGAACACTATGAACGTTTTTTAAGGAAAAAACTGTATTCGATTAAAGGAATTCGACATACTCGCTCGACGTTTGCTTTACGACCACTTAAATCTGCAACAACTTCAGATTTAATGTTAATTGAATAA